One window of Ictalurus punctatus breed USDA103 chromosome 22, Coco_2.0, whole genome shotgun sequence genomic DNA carries:
- the ogfod2 gene encoding 2-oxoglutarate and iron-dependent oxygenase domain-containing protein 2 has product MQKFCTCSCYYTENLFLEQYKLHVRFISEEQFKTDYRHILRSLGCATDAQYNAVLEKIHSETARRRNLAAQSAERKLTIKQTYKPLHQHVYRFQESFLAPEFVEIVKYSREDGASEEGVLERITAEAAPRVYRFPMFTQEFCKDLVEELEHFERSEAPKGRPNTMNNYGILLDELGLDEGLITPLRELYLKPLSSLLYPDCGGKWLDSHKAFAVKYTLNEDLDLSYHYDNAEVTLNVSLGKVFTEGNLYFGDMRQVPLSETECVEVEHRVTEAVLHRGQHMHGALPISSGCRWNLVLWMRASRQRNLLCPMCNRSPRLQPSDGYGDGFTEEDTGLCVLT; this is encoded by the exons ATGCAGAAATTCTGCACGTGCAGCTGTTATTACACTGAGAACCTTTTTCTAGAGCAGTACAAGCTCCATGTGCGATTCATCTCAGAGGAGCAGTTTAAAACCGACTACCGACAC ATCCTGCGCTCCCTGGGCTGTGCTACTGACGCCCAGTACAATGCTGTTCTTGAAAAA ATCCACTCTGAAACCGCGAGGCGCCGGAATCTCGCAGCACAATCGGCAGAGAGAAAATTGACCATCAAGCAGACCTACAAACCCCTCCATCAGCACGTCTACCGCTTCCAG GAATCGTTCTTGGCCCCTGAGTTTGTAGAAATAGTGAAATACAGTCGTGAAGATGGCGCCAGTGAAGAGGGAGTACTGGAGCGCATCACCGCAGAGGCTG CTCCCAGGGTGTATCGTTTCCCCATGTTCACGCAGGAGTTCTGCAAGGATCTGGTAGAAGAGCTGGAGCATTTCGAGCGGTCCGAGGCTCCGAAGGGTCGACCGAACACCATGAACAACTACGGG ATCCTCCTGGACGAGCTGGGGCTCGACGAGGGTTTGATTACGCCGCTCAGAGAGCTGTACCTGAAGCCCCTGAGCTCGCTGCTGTACCCGGACTGCGGGGGGAAATGGCTGGACAGTCACAAGGCCTTCGCTGTGAAATACACACTGAATGAAGACCTGGACCTCAGCTACCACTACGACAACGCCGAGGTCACGCTGAACGTCTCGCTCGGGAAAGTCTTCACCGAGGGAAACCTGTACTTCGGGGACATGAGACAG gtgCCCCTGAGCGAGACGGAGTGTGTGGAAGTGGAGCACCGTGTCACCGAGGCCGTGCTCCACCGAGGCCAGCACATGCACGGTGCTCTGCCCATCTCGTCAGGGTGCCGCTGGAACCTGGTGCTCTGGATGCGAGCGTCGCGTCAAAGGAACCTCCTCTGCCCCATGTGCAACCGATCGCCACGACTACAGCCTAGCGACGGCTACGGAGACGGATTCACCGAGGAAGATACCGGGCTGTGCGTTTTAACGTGA
- the zgc:113436 gene encoding gypsy retrotransposon integrase-like protein 1 isoform X2, translating into MLSVDSLQVAEEEVVESSSSRLGDIYTLVAEGCYPHAMNPIRKKNLKRYAQKFIIDDGRLYYVGMKKEEKREVVIDAERKRRIFLECHFNELGHHLGQKKTVHRIQSKYYWLGIVKDVVDWIKVCETCQHAERNKNMARTPRPLKVDGPWDTVTVEIMGPFPCTTHGGNTRLVIITDYYSKWVEAFPVQKRDVLCVARCISSTVYRYGSVKTIHCSQNADFCGEVSKQLSERWSLQLKVQHNALLERSNTLLKDTIKQMVAEKQADWDDFIDPVLALFRTSVNPATKFTPYCLMFSRKPSMPGEMKLDLLSYEHDVGNYSPGEEPDNSFLSSIQEQRNQLNQMVFSNMNAAYKQEKKSAKRRGRDVSSITLTVTEPLCPSDDSPSPKRLKDDLFLTFPVETVISAVQVVAEEGKDALEYVLPGPDVH; encoded by the exons ATGCTGAGTGTGGACTCGCTTCAGGTAGccgaggaggaggtggtggagtCGAGCTCCAGCCGTCTGGGAGACATTTACACGCTGGTGGCTGAGGGCTGCTACCCGCACGCCATGAACCCCATCCGCAAGAAGAACCTGAAACGATACGCGCAGAAATTCATCATCGACG ACGGACGGCTGTACTATGTGGGgatgaagaaggaggagaagcgTGAGGTGGTGATTGACGCCGAGCGTAAGCGTCGGATCTTCCTCGAGTGCCACTTTAACGAGCTCGGCCATCACCTGGGTCAGAAGAAGACGGTGCACCGCATCCAGAGCAAGTACTACTGGCTGGGCATCGTCAAGGACGTAGTGGACTGG ATCAAGGTGTGTGAGACGTGTCAGCACGCTGAGCGGAACAAAAACATGGCAAGGACGCCGAGGCCGCTGAAGGTCGACGGCCCCTGGGACACCGTTACGGTGGAAATAATGG GCCCGTTCCCCTGCACTACTCACGGAGGAAACACTCGCCTGGTCATCATCACCGATTATTACAGTAAGTGGGTGGAGGCGTTTCCTGTCCAGAAGAGAGACGTCCTTTGTGTGGCGAGATGCATTTCGTCAACCGTTTATAG GTACGGTTCAGTAAAAACCATACACTGCTCTCAGAATGCTGACTTCTGTGGAGAG GTGAGCAAGCAGCTGAGCGAGCGCTGGAGCTTGCAGCTGAAGGTCCAGCACAACGCTCTGCTGGAGCGCTCGAACACTCTGCTGAAGGACACCATAAAGCAGATGGTGGCGGAGAAGCAGGCCGACTGGGACGATTTCATCGATCCTGTCCTGGCGCTTTTCAGGACCTCGGTGAACCCGGCGACCAAGTTCACCCCCTACTGCCTGATGTTTAGCCGCAAACCCAGCATGCCCGGCGAG ATGAAGCTGGATTTACTGAGTTACGAGCACGATGTTGGAAATTATTCCCCCGGCGAGGAGCCAGATAACAGCTTCCTCTCGTCCATTCAGGAGCAGCGAAATCAACTCAACCAGATG GTTTTTTCCAACATGAACGCTGCGTACAAGCAGGAGAAGAAAAGTGCCAAACGGCGAGGCAGGGACGTGTCCTCCATAACCCTGACCGTCACCGAGCCCTTGTGCCCCTCAGACGACTCGCCCTCACCTAAAAGACTGAAAGACGACCTGTTCCTGACGTTTCCCGTCGAGACGGTGATCAGCGCTGTTCAGGTGGTGGCGGAGGAGGGGAAGGACGCGCTGGAGTACGTGCTTCCGGGGCCTGACGTACACTGA
- the zgc:113436 gene encoding gypsy retrotransposon integrase-like protein 1 isoform X1, whose amino-acid sequence MLSVDSLQVAEEEVVESSSSRLGDIYTLVAEGCYPHAMNPIRKKNLKRYAQKFIIDDGRLYYVGMKKEEKREVVIDAERKRRIFLECHFNELGHHLGQKKTVHRIQSKYYWLGIVKDVVDWIKVCETCQHAERNKNMARTPRPLKVDGPWDTVTVEIMGPFPCTTHGGNTRLVIITDYYSKWVEAFPVQKRDVLCVARCISSTVYRYGSVKTIHCSQNADFCGEVSKQLSERWSLQLKVQHNALLERSNTLLKDTIKQMVAEKQADWDDFIDPVLALFRTSVNPATKFTPYCLMFSRKPSMPGECPALSTFQMKLDLLSYEHDVGNYSPGEEPDNSFLSSIQEQRNQLNQMVFSNMNAAYKQEKKSAKRRGRDVSSITLTVTEPLCPSDDSPSPKRLKDDLFLTFPVETVISAVQVVAEEGKDALEYVLPGPDVH is encoded by the exons ATGCTGAGTGTGGACTCGCTTCAGGTAGccgaggaggaggtggtggagtCGAGCTCCAGCCGTCTGGGAGACATTTACACGCTGGTGGCTGAGGGCTGCTACCCGCACGCCATGAACCCCATCCGCAAGAAGAACCTGAAACGATACGCGCAGAAATTCATCATCGACG ACGGACGGCTGTACTATGTGGGgatgaagaaggaggagaagcgTGAGGTGGTGATTGACGCCGAGCGTAAGCGTCGGATCTTCCTCGAGTGCCACTTTAACGAGCTCGGCCATCACCTGGGTCAGAAGAAGACGGTGCACCGCATCCAGAGCAAGTACTACTGGCTGGGCATCGTCAAGGACGTAGTGGACTGG ATCAAGGTGTGTGAGACGTGTCAGCACGCTGAGCGGAACAAAAACATGGCAAGGACGCCGAGGCCGCTGAAGGTCGACGGCCCCTGGGACACCGTTACGGTGGAAATAATGG GCCCGTTCCCCTGCACTACTCACGGAGGAAACACTCGCCTGGTCATCATCACCGATTATTACAGTAAGTGGGTGGAGGCGTTTCCTGTCCAGAAGAGAGACGTCCTTTGTGTGGCGAGATGCATTTCGTCAACCGTTTATAG GTACGGTTCAGTAAAAACCATACACTGCTCTCAGAATGCTGACTTCTGTGGAGAG GTGAGCAAGCAGCTGAGCGAGCGCTGGAGCTTGCAGCTGAAGGTCCAGCACAACGCTCTGCTGGAGCGCTCGAACACTCTGCTGAAGGACACCATAAAGCAGATGGTGGCGGAGAAGCAGGCCGACTGGGACGATTTCATCGATCCTGTCCTGGCGCTTTTCAGGACCTCGGTGAACCCGGCGACCAAGTTCACCCCCTACTGCCTGATGTTTAGCCGCAAACCCAGCATGCCCGGCGAG TGTCCTGCTCTCTCCACCTTCCAGATGAAGCTGGATTTACTGAGTTACGAGCACGATGTTGGAAATTATTCCCCCGGCGAGGAGCCAGATAACAGCTTCCTCTCGTCCATTCAGGAGCAGCGAAATCAACTCAACCAGATG GTTTTTTCCAACATGAACGCTGCGTACAAGCAGGAGAAGAAAAGTGCCAAACGGCGAGGCAGGGACGTGTCCTCCATAACCCTGACCGTCACCGAGCCCTTGTGCCCCTCAGACGACTCGCCCTCACCTAAAAGACTGAAAGACGACCTGTTCCTGACGTTTCCCGTCGAGACGGTGATCAGCGCTGTTCAGGTGGTGGCGGAGGAGGGGAAGGACGCGCTGGAGTACGTGCTTCCGGGGCCTGACGTACACTGA
- the abcb9 gene encoding ATP-binding cassette sub-family B member 9 has translation MRLTVVVGSIFTFVLVDNVVSTLLYVQWSGPNSFLDDILDFDIRRSVLDLWMVLLVRSCLLFGASVGVLMNQQDGPKRVASLDTLVVLIGLTMLSYALAKLLIFSEMGALMHDPWFLSFFSWTCISAMGSVFFWKLLSNADVASSGVGERERLVDGGEEEEREEEGEMRGKEVKQKPNSGATLGRLLSYCKEDTGLLSLAFFFLLLSAVCEAFIPYFTGKAIDGIVIHKSMEYFIKPMIILTVLALVSSVAVGFRGGVFSLTFARLNIRLRNLLFRSLMHQEIGFFDANHTGDITSRLTSDTTQVSDLISQNVNLFLRSFVKAVGFFIFMFGMSWKLSLVTIMGFPYIAVLSKLYGEYYKKLTKEVQTSLAQANKVAEETISAMRTVRSFAGEDHEAKSYYAKLLEVFALNKKQAVAYTFFMWSSCISELALQVAILFYGGHLVVTDQMSGGTLISFVIYELELGECLESIASVYTGLMQGVGAAEKVFEYIDRKPKRTLDGQEAPDILQGLVEFKNVTFAYPTRPETNVLKNVSFSVQPGEVTALVGPSGSGKTSCVSLLENFYTPQNGQVLLDGRPIEAYQHGYLHSKVALVGQEPVLFARSVQKNIAYGLPGAPAEVVVAAARKANAHDFICSLSKGYDTGVGEKGTQLSGGQKQRVAIARALIRNPSVLILDEATSALDAESEHMVQQALNAVMENYTVLVIAHRLSTVQRANTIVVLDDGVVAEQGNHDELMDLHGLYYKLIQRQMLGSDSTTEPPRPFLELPRHQEEDEDESSGDENVPRY, from the exons ATGAGGTTGACTGTAGTTGTTGGCAGCATCTTTACGTTTGTCCTGGTGGACAATGTGGTCTCCACCCTCCTCTACGTCCAGTGGTCTGGCCCAAATTCCTTCTTGGATGACATCCTGGACTTTGACATCCGTCGCTCGGTCCTGGATCTGTGGATGGTGCTCCTGGTGCGTTCCTGCCTCCTTTTCGGTGCCTCTGTAGGCGTCCTGATGAATCAGCAAGATGGCCCGAAACGTGTCGCGTCCTTGGACACTCTGGTGGTGCTCATCGGTCTCACCATGCTCTCCTATGCCCTTGCCAAGCTCCTGATATTTTCCGAGATGGGCGCTCTGATGCATGACCCTTGGTTCCTCAGCTTCTTCTCGTGGACTTGCATCTCTGCAATGGGGTCTGTGTTCTTCTGGAAGCTCCTGAGCAACGCAGATGTTGCCAGTTCAGGTgtaggagagagggagaggctgGTGgatggaggagaggaggaggaacgAGAAGAGGAGGGTGAGATGAGAGGGAAAGAGGTGAAACAGAAGCCGAATTCTGGGGCCACTCTGGGACGTCTGTTGTCGTACTGTAAGGAGGACACAGGGCTTCTGTCCCTTGCcttcttctttctcctcctctcgGCTGTGT GCGAAGCCTTTATCCCCTATTTCACCGGGAAAGCCATCGACGGTATAGTGATCCATAAGAGTATGGAATATTTCATCAAACCGATGATTATTCTCACTGTTTTGGCCCTCGTCAG TTCTGTGGCCGTTGGGTTTCGTGGTGGTGTGTTCTCATTGACATTCGCCAGGCTTAACATTCGACTGCGGAACCTCCTTTTCCGCTCGTTGATGCACCAGGAGATCGGCTTCTTCGATGCTAATCATACAG GTGACATCACGTCACGGCTGACCTCTGACACCACGCAGGTGAGTGACCTCATCTCGCAGAATGTCAACCTGTTCCTGCGCAGCTTCGTCAAAGCAGTCGGATTCTTCATCTTCATGTTCGGCATGTCGTGGAAGCTGTCGCTCGTCACCATCATGGGCTTCCCGTACATTGCCGTGCTCTCCAAGCTCTACGGCGAGTACTACAAG AAACTAACCAAAGAGGTGCAGACATCACTGGCTCAGGCCAACAAAGTGGCAGAGGAGACGATCTCGGCCATGCGGACGGTGCGCAGCTTCGCCGGCGAGGATCACGAGGCCAAGTCTTATTACGCCAAGCTGTTGGAGGTGTTTGCGCTCAACAAGAAGCAAGCTGTAGCCTACACCTTCTTTATGTGGTCCAGCTGT ATCTCGGAGCTGGCGTTGCAGGTGGCTATCCTTTTTTACGGAGGACACTTGGTGGTGACGGACCAGATGAGTGGCGGAACTCTCATTTCTTTTGTCATCTATGAGCTTGAACTTGGCGAATGTCTGGAG AGCATTGCGTCCGTCTATACAGGTCTGATGCAGGGCGTGGGAGCCGCAGAGAAGGTCTTTGAGTACATCGACAGGAAGCCCAAACGCACTCTCGATGGCCAAGAAGCTCCAGATATATTGCAAGGCCTGGTAGAGTTCAAGAACGTGACATTCGCTTATCCTACAAGGCCAGAGACCAATGTCCTTAAG aATGTGTCCTTCAGTGTCCAGCCAGGGGAGGTGACGGCTCTGGTGGGTCCCTCAGGTAGCGGTAAGACATCCTGTGTTTCTCTGCTGGAGAACTTCTACACACCTCAGAATGGCCAAGTGCTGCTGGACGGCCGGCCGATTGAGGCGTACCAACATGGCTACCTCCACTCCAAG GTAGCGCTGGTTGGACAAGAGCCAGTCCTTTTCGCTCGTTCTGTACAGAAGAACATCGCCTATGGTCTTCCCGGCGCTCCTGCGGAAGTCGTCGTCGCAGCTGCCAGAAAGGCCAACGCTCACGACTTCATCTGCAGCCTCTCTAAGGGCTACGACACGG GTGTCGGGGAGAAGGGCACTCAGCTCTCAGGAGGGCAGAAGCAGAGAGTGGCCATCGCTCGAGCCTTAATCCGAAACCCAAGCGTGCTCATTCTGGACGAGGCCACCAGCGCACTGGATGCTGAGAGCGAACACATG GTCCAGCAGGCTCTGAATGCCGTGAtggagaactacacagttctgGTGATCGCCCATCGCTTGAGCACTGTGCAGCGCGCTAACACTATTGTGGTGCTGGACGATGGCGTTGTGGCGGAGCAGGGCAACCATGACGAGCTAATGGACCTCCACGGTCTCTACTACAAACTCATCCAGAGGCAGATGCTGGGGTCTGATAGCACCACCGAGCCTCCGCGTCCATTTTTAGAGTTGCCTCGACACCAGGAAGAAGACGAGGACGAGAGCAGCGGGGACGAAAACGTCCCAAGATATTGA